A DNA window from Guyparkeria halophila contains the following coding sequences:
- a CDS encoding response regulator, with protein MNAPIRTTQTATRRGSTGRLALPGAALPWILALAAPPLLLAVEALVSQRALPSPGFWAMTIGWTGTWLTLAGLSAAVSWHRRRSLPADVAPPAQSAPPIHRHAPESQLSAASVLELVNQQWVTPLGHIRSAVDSLATLERRLSRCAPPAKDGQQEPARSLQLMRHASHRLRISIENIIDYHEITAGRMTRTDGRVNLRTTGEDLVTDWQTTAQRDGEVLQFIGYQDLPREIVFDPQMLRRLLDRLLNEILGIAHLREPAITLELEDDYENDGGDRLGRFRLTVDGQARDGSLDQQQLAERLAQPLPEQLEGLLADDLIDLWILRCISHHLDSALEVVETGAERFGMTATFSAPILIGEPDSSDRLAGQLAAVVCASAQHRRAWQGNLAALGANIQVEPDFGQPVDLLFLDERIVERHHEDPAFGQWVSLAGRVVGLSSHLTIRGRPAAPLHWADFTLPLFIRARALAASLERVLGAPTPGPGRSPARLTPTRQPDSAPTVSNNDKPRQGTPSRHALYSFAGRTALVIDDDPVYLAHLGQTLRELGFHVLEAPNGKQALALADHEDIDVVFTDMHMPDITGAGVARILKKRPRHLETPIIAITANRQGNVHQDLLHSGIERVLTKPVTAGDLLSAIGEFFPLETHGRSAPETNPPATGDRKDERDPFLTRLLCDELPGYRRLLTEQADDHDTLRHAAHKLRGAAACCRETELQTLAGELEDALDANESAEGIAPRIDALIRCIDGINAHPACNTSAT; from the coding sequence GTGAACGCTCCGATCCGCACAACACAGACCGCCACACGACGGGGCTCCACCGGCCGCCTAGCCCTGCCGGGAGCGGCTCTGCCGTGGATCCTCGCCCTTGCCGCCCCACCCCTACTGCTGGCCGTGGAGGCGCTCGTTTCCCAGCGCGCCCTGCCCTCGCCCGGATTCTGGGCGATGACCATCGGCTGGACGGGGACCTGGCTCACACTCGCCGGTTTGTCGGCCGCCGTTTCGTGGCATCGGCGACGCTCACTCCCCGCCGACGTCGCGCCACCGGCCCAGTCGGCGCCACCCATCCACCGCCACGCACCGGAAAGCCAGCTTTCCGCCGCCTCGGTGCTCGAACTGGTCAACCAGCAATGGGTGACGCCACTGGGACACATTCGCTCGGCCGTCGACAGCCTCGCCACGCTGGAACGGCGCCTGAGCCGCTGCGCGCCGCCGGCCAAGGACGGCCAGCAGGAACCGGCCCGATCGCTCCAGCTGATGCGCCACGCCAGCCACCGCCTGCGCATCTCGATCGAGAACATCATCGACTACCACGAGATCACCGCCGGGCGCATGACGCGCACCGACGGGCGCGTCAATCTGCGCACCACCGGCGAGGACCTGGTCACCGACTGGCAGACCACCGCCCAGCGTGATGGCGAGGTCCTGCAGTTCATCGGCTACCAGGATCTGCCGCGCGAGATCGTGTTCGATCCGCAGATGCTGCGCCGCCTGCTCGACCGGTTGCTCAACGAGATCCTAGGCATTGCCCATCTGCGCGAGCCGGCCATCACGCTGGAACTCGAGGACGATTACGAGAACGATGGCGGCGACCGACTGGGACGCTTTCGCCTGACCGTCGATGGGCAGGCCCGTGACGGCTCTCTGGATCAGCAACAGCTGGCCGAGCGCCTGGCACAACCGCTACCGGAGCAGCTCGAGGGCCTGCTGGCCGACGACCTGATCGACCTCTGGATCCTGCGCTGTATCTCCCATCATCTCGATTCGGCACTCGAGGTGGTCGAAACCGGTGCCGAGCGCTTCGGCATGACCGCGACCTTCAGCGCCCCGATCCTGATCGGCGAACCCGACAGCAGCGACCGGCTGGCCGGACAACTGGCGGCCGTCGTCTGCGCCTCGGCGCAACATCGCCGTGCCTGGCAAGGCAACCTCGCCGCCCTGGGGGCGAACATCCAGGTCGAGCCGGATTTCGGCCAGCCGGTCGACCTGCTGTTCCTCGACGAGCGCATCGTCGAACGACACCACGAGGACCCGGCCTTCGGCCAGTGGGTCTCGCTGGCCGGGCGGGTCGTTGGCCTGTCCAGCCACCTGACCATTCGCGGTCGACCGGCCGCCCCGCTCCACTGGGCGGATTTCACCCTGCCGTTGTTCATTCGCGCCCGGGCGTTGGCCGCCTCACTCGAGCGGGTGCTGGGCGCACCGACACCGGGGCCGGGTCGCAGCCCAGCCCGCCTTACCCCGACCCGACAGCCCGACAGCGCGCCTACGGTCAGTAACAACGACAAACCACGGCAAGGCACGCCGAGTCGACATGCCTTGTATTCCTTCGCCGGCCGGACCGCGCTGGTAATCGACGACGACCCGGTCTACCTCGCCCACCTGGGGCAAACGCTGCGTGAACTGGGATTCCACGTGCTCGAGGCCCCCAACGGCAAGCAGGCATTGGCGCTGGCCGATCACGAAGACATCGACGTGGTGTTTACCGACATGCACATGCCGGACATCACCGGCGCCGGCGTCGCCCGCATCCTGAAAAAGCGCCCGCGCCACCTGGAAACCCCGATTATCGCCATCACGGCCAACCGGCAGGGCAACGTGCACCAGGATCTGCTGCACAGCGGTATCGAGCGGGTACTGACCAAACCGGTCACCGCCGGCGACCTGTTGAGTGCGATCGGCGAATTCTTTCCCCTCGAGACGCACGGGCGCAGCGCCCCGGAGACCAACCCGCCCGCCACAGGCGACCGCAAGGACGAACGCGACCCGTTCCTCACCCGGCTGCTCTGCGATGAACTGCCCGGCTATCGGCGGCTACTGACCGAACAGGCCGACGATCACGACACATTGCGCCACGCCGCGCACAAACTCCGGGGCGCAGCCGCCTGCTGTCGTGAAACCGAGTTGCAGACACTCGCCGGTGAGCTCGAGGATGCGCTAGACGCCAACGAATCGGCCGAAGGCATCGCGCCACGCATCGACGCCCTGATTCGCTGCATCGACGGCATCAACGCCCACCCGGCCTGCAATACGAGTGCCACCTGA
- a CDS encoding gamma-glutamyltransferase family protein, with protein MINTPRARRGMVVAPHSLASEAGLAVLRDGGNAIEAAVAVASTLAVVYPHMTGIGGDAFWLVKPADGPVRYIGGCGAAAADRDEYVRRDLEAIPTRGPDAAVTVAGAVSSWQAALGIAREWGGALPLERLLEEAIHHAQAGYPVTASQSTVTEARRDELSSVPGFAETFLDDREHRPAGAIETQPRLARTLRRLVDKGLGDFYRGDLARAIAGDLERVGSPIGLEALVAHQIEVGEPLACRVGSATVYNSRPPTQGVVSLIILALAERLGVADWPVDSPEAIHRLVEATKQAFRVRDQLLTDPRDMTTPPESLLEPGFLDDLVDEIDLERAQPWGQPGEPGDTTWFGVVDGQGNAVSVIQSIYHEYGSGVVLPETGINWQNRGLAFSLDPDSPRVLRSGRRPFHTLNPPLACLDDGRLLVYGTMGGDGQPQTQAALFARHVWQDIEPQAAVTAPRWLLGRTWGNASTSLKLEARFDPGIAARLAEMGHDVEIVADYDEMMGHAGLIVRSPPGVLAGGVDPRGNGSVAGF; from the coding sequence ATGATCAATACCCCACGTGCCCGCCGCGGCATGGTGGTCGCTCCGCACTCGCTCGCCTCCGAGGCGGGTCTGGCGGTCCTCCGTGACGGTGGCAACGCCATCGAGGCGGCCGTCGCCGTGGCCTCGACCCTGGCGGTGGTCTACCCGCACATGACCGGCATTGGCGGCGATGCCTTCTGGCTGGTCAAGCCCGCCGACGGGCCGGTGCGCTACATCGGTGGTTGTGGCGCTGCGGCTGCCGACCGGGATGAATACGTTCGCCGCGACCTGGAGGCCATCCCCACGCGTGGGCCCGACGCGGCCGTGACCGTGGCCGGTGCCGTGTCGTCGTGGCAGGCGGCGCTCGGGATCGCCCGGGAGTGGGGCGGGGCGCTGCCGCTGGAGCGGCTGCTCGAGGAGGCCATCCACCATGCCCAAGCGGGTTACCCGGTCACGGCCAGTCAGTCGACCGTGACCGAGGCCCGCCGAGACGAACTCTCGTCGGTGCCCGGCTTTGCCGAGACCTTTCTTGACGATCGAGAGCACCGACCGGCGGGCGCGATCGAGACCCAGCCCCGCCTGGCCCGAACCCTGCGCCGGCTGGTCGACAAGGGACTGGGGGATTTCTACCGGGGCGACCTGGCCCGCGCCATTGCCGGGGACCTCGAGCGGGTGGGTAGCCCGATCGGGCTCGAGGCGCTGGTGGCCCACCAGATCGAGGTGGGTGAGCCGCTGGCTTGCCGGGTCGGCTCGGCGACGGTCTACAACAGTCGCCCGCCGACCCAGGGCGTGGTCTCGCTGATCATCCTCGCCCTAGCCGAGCGCCTCGGTGTGGCCGATTGGCCGGTGGACAGCCCCGAGGCGATCCACCGTCTGGTCGAGGCGACCAAGCAGGCCTTCCGCGTGCGCGATCAGCTGCTGACCGATCCCCGCGACATGACGACGCCGCCCGAGTCACTTCTCGAGCCGGGCTTTCTCGACGACCTGGTCGACGAGATCGACCTGGAGCGGGCACAACCTTGGGGGCAACCCGGTGAGCCGGGCGACACGACCTGGTTCGGGGTGGTCGACGGGCAGGGCAATGCCGTCTCGGTGATCCAGAGCATCTATCACGAGTACGGCAGCGGCGTGGTGCTGCCCGAGACCGGCATCAACTGGCAGAACCGCGGGTTGGCCTTCTCCCTTGATCCGGACTCGCCGCGCGTGCTCAGGAGCGGGCGGCGACCGTTTCACACGCTCAATCCGCCGCTGGCGTGTCTCGACGACGGCCGCCTCCTCGTTTACGGCACCATGGGCGGGGACGGCCAACCGCAGACGCAGGCCGCGCTGTTTGCCCGCCACGTCTGGCAGGACATCGAGCCACAGGCGGCCGTCACCGCCCCTCGCTGGCTGCTGGGCCGGACCTGGGGCAATGCCTCTACTTCCTTGAAGCTGGAAGCCCGCTTTGATCCGGGCATCGCCGCGCGCTTGGCCGAGATGGGCCATGACGTGGAGATCGTTGCCGACTACGACGAGATGATGGGCCACGCCGGCCTGATCGTGCGCTCACCGCCGGGAGTGCTTGCCGGCGGCGTCGACCCGCGCGGCAACGGCAGTGTCGCCGGCTTTTGA
- the rlmD gene encoding 23S rRNA (uracil(1939)-C(5))-methyltransferase RlmD, with the protein MARTAHRKKRHKHKHARPLPPGEFDAHIESLTLEGRGVAHVDGKATFIGRALPGEDVRFVYRDRRRHFDLGDAVAVDRASPERIEPGCPHFHHCGGCAMQHLAPEAQVRHKQQALLDQLSRIGRVAPEQVLEPLTGPIWGYRRMARLGVRFVRKKGRAVVGFRELGSPLLADIDICPVLDPRVGERLPAIAELIGEMEARRDIPQIEVGCGDAHCALAFRHMVPLGEADRARLDAFADEHGFAIFLQPGGPDSLEPLAKGARDVYPSYRLEECDVEIRFSPLDFAQVNAEINQRMVHQALEWLAVKPGDRVLDLFAGLGNFGLPLARQTGSTGLVTAVEADEAMVERGAACAASNGIENTRHVVGNLFEPDAGHGWMNQSFDRVLLDPPRAGAEAMMPVIARMKPARVVYVSCHPGSLARDVGRLVNDYGWRLLAAGVMDMFPHTAHVESMAVLEPGVTKRK; encoded by the coding sequence ATGGCCCGCACCGCTCATCGCAAAAAACGCCACAAGCACAAGCACGCCAGGCCGCTGCCGCCGGGCGAGTTCGACGCCCACATCGAGTCGCTGACCCTCGAGGGACGGGGAGTGGCCCACGTCGATGGCAAGGCGACCTTCATCGGTCGGGCGCTGCCGGGCGAGGACGTGCGCTTCGTCTACCGCGACCGGCGCCGGCATTTCGACCTGGGCGATGCGGTGGCGGTGGATCGGGCCAGTCCGGAGCGCATCGAACCCGGCTGCCCGCATTTCCACCACTGTGGCGGCTGCGCCATGCAGCATCTGGCCCCCGAGGCGCAGGTCCGACACAAGCAGCAGGCCTTGCTGGATCAATTATCGCGCATCGGGCGGGTGGCGCCGGAGCAGGTGCTCGAGCCGTTGACGGGGCCGATCTGGGGCTACCGTCGCATGGCGCGGCTGGGCGTGCGCTTCGTGCGCAAGAAGGGGCGCGCGGTGGTCGGGTTTCGCGAACTCGGTTCGCCGCTGCTCGCCGATATCGACATCTGTCCGGTGCTCGATCCGCGGGTGGGCGAGCGATTGCCGGCGATCGCCGAACTGATCGGCGAGATGGAGGCCCGGCGAGACATTCCCCAGATCGAGGTGGGCTGTGGCGATGCGCACTGCGCCTTGGCCTTTCGCCACATGGTGCCGCTCGGGGAGGCCGACCGGGCGCGCCTGGATGCCTTTGCCGACGAGCACGGCTTCGCCATCTTCCTGCAGCCCGGCGGCCCGGACAGCCTCGAGCCGCTGGCGAAGGGCGCACGTGATGTCTACCCGAGCTACCGACTCGAGGAGTGCGATGTCGAGATCCGCTTCTCGCCGCTGGACTTCGCTCAGGTGAATGCCGAGATCAATCAGCGCATGGTGCACCAGGCGCTGGAGTGGCTGGCGGTCAAGCCGGGCGATCGGGTGCTGGACCTGTTTGCCGGCCTGGGCAATTTCGGCCTGCCGCTGGCCCGCCAGACTGGTTCGACTGGGCTGGTTACCGCCGTGGAGGCGGATGAGGCGATGGTCGAGCGCGGCGCCGCCTGTGCGGCGAGCAATGGCATCGAGAACACGCGCCACGTGGTCGGCAACCTGTTCGAGCCCGATGCCGGCCACGGCTGGATGAACCAGTCGTTCGATCGTGTCCTGCTCGACCCACCGCGGGCGGGTGCCGAGGCCATGATGCCGGTGATTGCGCGCATGAAGCCGGCTCGGGTGGTTTATGTCTCCTGCCACCCGGGGTCACTGGCCCGGGACGTCGGCCGGTTGGTGAACGATTATGGCTGGCGATTGCTGGCTGCGGGCGTGATGGACATGTTTCCCCATACGGCACATGTCGAGTCCATGGCCGTCCTGGAGCCCGGTGTCACCAAGCGAAAATGA
- a CDS encoding prenyltransferase, whose product MIATRPTFLLLAVVAVGIGLATAQTSGLTLDPLWAALTLAGAVSLHAAANVHNDLADDLNGSDAANQDRQFPFTGGSRMIQSGVTTPQATQWLARWLYALTIGIGLILLIPGGWPLLALGALGLLMAWAYSAPTISLNARGLGEIAVGIGFGILMPLGADAVQRGELHNLPMFAGAGFALMTSRETLHDSMAPLAGGFVRNQGALPKAGSLPGEGRQRRVRANPPAPFGRTAKDPFAALQSL is encoded by the coding sequence TTGATCGCGACCCGACCGACCTTTCTGCTGCTGGCGGTGGTCGCCGTCGGCATCGGGCTGGCAACAGCCCAAACGTCAGGATTGACGCTCGACCCGCTATGGGCCGCGCTGACGCTGGCCGGGGCCGTCAGCCTGCATGCTGCCGCGAATGTGCACAACGACCTTGCGGACGACCTCAACGGCAGTGACGCCGCCAACCAGGACCGCCAATTCCCGTTCACCGGCGGTAGCCGGATGATCCAGAGCGGTGTGACGACGCCCCAGGCGACGCAATGGCTCGCCCGGTGGCTCTACGCCCTGACCATCGGCATCGGACTGATCCTGCTGATCCCGGGCGGCTGGCCGCTGCTTGCCCTCGGCGCCCTCGGCCTGCTGATGGCCTGGGCGTATTCGGCACCAACCATCTCTCTGAATGCCAGGGGCCTTGGCGAGATTGCCGTTGGCATCGGATTCGGCATCTTGATGCCACTGGGCGCGGACGCAGTCCAACGCGGCGAGTTACACAACCTGCCGATGTTCGCCGGGGCCGGCTTTGCGCTGATGACATCGAGGGAAACGCTGCACGATTCGATGGCGCCTCTGGCTGGCGGGTTTGTTCGCAATCAAGGCGCCTTGCCGAAGGCGGGCTCATTGCCCGGCGAGGGACGGCAACGCCGAGTGCGGGCAAACCCGCCAGCCCCATTCGGGCGAACCGCCAAGGACCCATTTGCAGCGTTGCAGTCCTTGTGA
- a CDS encoding prenyltransferase — MQRFPSLLLINQFPDFKADRLAGKRHWVVRLGRRRARYAFLTTTAAAYLVPVLFVAIGSLPNAVLAILVALPLSLLAGRDLWTHHSTPNRLRRALAATVAATLLYGSLTIAGLIFAW; from the coding sequence GTGCAGCGTTTCCCTAGCCTGCTGCTGATCAACCAGTTCCCAGACTTCAAGGCCGACCGCCTCGCCGGCAAGCGTCACTGGGTGGTTCGCCTGGGCAGACGCCGGGCCCGTTATGCCTTTTTGACCACCACCGCAGCCGCCTACCTCGTGCCCGTGCTGTTCGTTGCCATTGGCAGCTTGCCGAATGCCGTCCTGGCAATCCTGGTGGCCTTGCCGCTGTCCCTGCTCGCCGGGCGGGACCTCTGGACGCATCATTCCACCCCGAACCGCCTGCGCCGAGCGCTGGCGGCAACCGTCGCCGCGACGCTGCTTTACGGCAGCCTGACGATTGCCGGACTCATTTTCGCTTGGTGA
- a CDS encoding sulfite exporter TauE/SafE family protein: protein MENLIVLIPLLLVCGAAAGLLAGLLGVGGGIVIVPMLYHVFLHVGVTPEVVMPLAVGTSLATIVVTASMSSRSHQARGNVDAPLVKRWIPAVLVGVVIGTLLGAVLPGAVLRVIFGGFMVVIATHMLLTAGRPVALTDHLPGRWGQRGAATGIGSLASLLGIGGGTLVVPFLNFFRFPMHRAVGSAAVVGLVVAVPGTVGYVMTGWDQPGLPLGSTGYVNWLAFVLLVPMTMLFAPLGVRLCQRLDVGKLRRAFAVLLVAVGVKMLFF, encoded by the coding sequence ATGGAAAACTTGATTGTCCTGATCCCGCTGCTGCTCGTTTGCGGTGCCGCTGCCGGCCTGCTTGCCGGCCTGCTGGGCGTAGGTGGCGGTATCGTCATCGTGCCGATGCTCTACCACGTCTTCCTTCATGTCGGCGTCACGCCGGAGGTGGTGATGCCGCTGGCGGTGGGCACCTCGCTGGCCACGATCGTGGTTACGGCCAGCATGTCCTCGCGCAGCCATCAGGCCCGAGGCAACGTCGATGCCCCGTTGGTCAAGCGCTGGATACCGGCGGTGCTGGTCGGCGTGGTGATTGGCACCTTGCTCGGGGCGGTGCTGCCGGGCGCGGTGCTGAGGGTGATCTTCGGCGGTTTCATGGTGGTGATTGCCACCCACATGCTGCTGACCGCCGGCCGCCCCGTCGCCCTGACCGATCACTTGCCCGGCCGCTGGGGCCAACGCGGGGCGGCGACCGGTATCGGCAGTCTCGCCTCGTTGCTGGGAATCGGCGGCGGCACGCTGGTGGTGCCATTTCTCAATTTCTTCCGCTTTCCCATGCACCGGGCGGTCGGTTCGGCGGCGGTGGTCGGGCTGGTGGTCGCCGTGCCCGGGACCGTTGGCTACGTGATGACCGGCTGGGACCAGCCCGGGTTGCCACTGGGATCGACCGGCTATGTGAACTGGTTGGCCTTTGTCCTGCTGGTGCCGATGACGATGCTGTTCGCCCCGCTGGGCGTGCGGTTGTGCCAGCGGCTGGACGTGGGCAAGTTGCGGCGCGCCTTCGCCGTCTTGTTGGTGGCGGTCGGGGTGAAGATGCTCTTCTTTTGA
- the cysM gene encoding cysteine synthase CysM encodes MLGHRLDQLIGNTPLARIQRLDPTGAARGNVILGKLEGNNPAGSVKDRAAHSMIAGAMERGEIKPGDRLVEATSGNTGIALAMVAATLGLRLTLIMPEHMSIERRQSMAAYGAELRLVSREEGMEGARDLAAAMAARGEGVVLDQFANPDNPRAHYLTTGPEIWAATEGRVTHFVSAMGTTGTIMGTSHYLKEQNSGVQIVGVQPGEGAQIPGIRRWPTEYLPSIFEPARVDRTLDIDQDEAEEMTRRLAREEGIMAGISSGGAMAAALKISAEVESAVIVTIVCDRGDRYLSTGVFPAG; translated from the coding sequence ATGTTAGGTCACCGTCTTGATCAATTGATCGGCAACACGCCGTTGGCGCGTATCCAGCGCCTCGACCCCACGGGGGCGGCGCGCGGCAACGTGATTCTCGGCAAGCTCGAAGGCAACAATCCGGCCGGGTCGGTGAAGGATCGCGCTGCCCATTCGATGATCGCAGGCGCCATGGAGCGCGGCGAGATCAAGCCCGGTGACCGATTGGTCGAGGCGACCTCCGGCAATACCGGCATCGCCCTGGCGATGGTGGCCGCCACGCTGGGCCTGCGCCTGACACTGATCATGCCCGAGCACATGTCGATCGAGCGACGCCAGTCGATGGCCGCCTACGGGGCCGAGCTCAGGCTCGTCTCCCGCGAGGAGGGCATGGAGGGCGCGCGGGATCTCGCCGCCGCCATGGCCGCGCGGGGCGAGGGCGTGGTGCTCGATCAGTTCGCCAACCCGGACAATCCGCGCGCCCACTACCTGACGACCGGCCCGGAGATCTGGGCGGCGACCGAAGGCCGGGTAACGCACTTCGTTTCGGCGATGGGCACCACCGGCACGATCATGGGCACCTCGCACTACCTCAAGGAGCAGAATTCCGGCGTGCAGATCGTCGGCGTTCAGCCGGGCGAGGGCGCGCAGATTCCGGGCATCCGACGCTGGCCGACCGAATACCTGCCCAGCATCTTCGAGCCCGCTCGCGTCGACCGCACGCTGGACATCGACCAGGACGAGGCCGAGGAAATGACCCGGCGGCTGGCGCGCGAGGAGGGCATCATGGCCGGGATTTCCTCGGGCGGCGCGATGGCCGCGGCGCTGAAGATCTCCGCCGAGGTGGAGAGTGCCGTGATCGTCACCATCGTCTGCGACCGTGGTGACCGCTACTTGTCCACCGGGGTCTTCCCGGCGGGCTGA
- a CDS encoding bifunctional diguanylate cyclase/phosphodiesterase: protein MQLDNATADGGTFSGMVVFLCTAAGRVLSASPRADELFPTNGEQTLRERLERRLRMNPGPSLGSALIDGEETSLIGLMDNREITLGITPLDEHQRLVVLLESLCPHTSLDSLTGLPDRSAMLERIRDIQSDGDGGHRLMLVDIDRLKTVNDYLGYHVGDRVIRDLAGAMQATVPDDVMAARWSGHEFMLLIPPRQAERTKQIAESIRASAANVRFNGGDDAPPLGSLTVSIGHGALGPGETSRTQPRDQLSALNAAVYEAKRTGRDRVVNADRLLQPSVYTTGGALDRAIHEGRIVAASQPIVDLRSGEVVADEALARMITPEGDVIPAGLFIDAASRLQMAHRIDFEIINQTINNCVASIDHRPMAHFVNISGDFLQHPELMERVITNAQAACECIDATGNPGPKPLVLEMTEREVLEDTSDALSALKPLIDFGLRLALDDFGSGYSSYRYLLDMPFTFLKIEGALVQNMSDSVRAQKIVQHIQSMAKDMGLITVAEFIGDERTADMLREMGIDWGQGFYFGRPEIIRPLKSENREVIHDI from the coding sequence ATGCAACTCGACAACGCCACGGCGGACGGAGGGACCTTTTCGGGCATGGTCGTCTTTCTTTGCACTGCCGCCGGGCGCGTCCTCAGCGCCAGCCCTCGAGCGGACGAGCTGTTCCCGACCAACGGCGAGCAGACCCTTCGCGAACGCCTGGAACGTCGTCTGCGCATGAACCCTGGCCCGTCACTGGGGAGCGCGCTGATCGATGGCGAGGAAACCTCCCTGATCGGGCTGATGGACAACCGGGAGATCACGCTCGGCATCACCCCGCTCGACGAGCACCAGCGACTGGTCGTCCTGCTGGAAAGCCTCTGCCCGCACACCAGCCTGGATTCGCTTACCGGCCTGCCGGACCGCAGCGCCATGCTCGAGCGCATCCGCGACATCCAGTCCGATGGGGACGGTGGCCATCGCCTGATGCTGGTCGACATCGACCGGCTCAAGACCGTCAACGATTATCTGGGCTACCACGTCGGCGACCGGGTCATCCGCGATCTGGCCGGCGCCATGCAGGCAACCGTCCCCGACGACGTGATGGCCGCGCGCTGGAGCGGTCACGAGTTCATGCTCCTGATCCCGCCCCGCCAGGCCGAACGCACCAAACAGATCGCCGAAAGCATCCGCGCGTCTGCCGCGAATGTACGCTTCAACGGTGGCGACGACGCGCCGCCGCTGGGTTCCCTTACCGTCAGCATCGGTCACGGTGCGCTCGGCCCCGGCGAAACATCCCGCACCCAGCCTCGCGATCAACTCAGTGCGCTCAATGCCGCCGTCTACGAGGCCAAGCGCACCGGCCGCGACCGCGTCGTCAACGCCGACCGGCTGCTGCAGCCCTCCGTATACACGACCGGCGGCGCGCTCGATCGCGCCATCCACGAGGGACGTATCGTCGCCGCCAGCCAGCCGATCGTCGACCTCCGGAGCGGCGAGGTGGTCGCCGACGAGGCGCTGGCCCGCATGATCACCCCCGAAGGCGACGTCATCCCGGCGGGTCTGTTCATCGATGCCGCCTCGCGGTTGCAGATGGCCCACCGGATCGACTTCGAGATCATCAACCAGACCATCAACAACTGTGTCGCCTCGATCGATCATCGACCGATGGCGCATTTCGTCAACATTTCGGGCGACTTCCTGCAGCACCCCGAACTGATGGAGCGGGTGATCACCAACGCCCAGGCCGCCTGCGAGTGTATCGATGCGACGGGAAACCCAGGCCCCAAGCCCCTGGTCCTGGAAATGACGGAACGCGAGGTACTCGAAGACACGTCAGATGCCTTGAGCGCACTCAAGCCCCTGATCGATTTCGGCCTGCGACTTGCCCTGGACGACTTTGGCAGCGGCTACTCCTCCTACCGCTATCTGCTCGACATGCCGTTCACCTTCCTCAAGATCGAAGGTGCGCTGGTGCAGAACATGAGTGACAGCGTGCGGGCGCAGAAGATCGTCCAGCACATCCAGTCCATGGCCAAGGACATGGGACTGATCACGGTCGCCGAGTTCATCGGCGATGAGCGAACCGCCGACATGCTGCGCGAGATGGGGATCGACTGGGGCCAGGGCTTTTACTTCGGCCGACCGGAGATCATCCGTCCGCTGAAAAGCGAAAACCGCGAGGTCATTCACGACATCTAG